CTGCGGTCTCCGACGGTGTCCATCCGCCGCGCCGGCTCGTCGGAGACGGGCTGAAAGGTCTCGGCATGGGTGGCCGCCGGGGCGGCGGCGAGCGCGTCGACCACGATGTGGCGGCCGTCGGCGAGGCGCAGGTGCGACAGGCCGCCACCGGCGATCCCCACCATCATCGGCTCGACCACCGTGAGCGCCAGCAGCGAGGCGACCGCGGCATCGACGGCGTTGCCGCCGGCGGCCAGCATCTCCGCCCCCGCGGCCGAGCCGAGCGGGTGGTTGGTGACCACCATTCCGGTGCTGCCGACGGCGGGCGCCTTTTCGCACACGAAGTCCACCGGCGACCTCTGCCGCCAGCCGTCCGCCATCGTCATGTTCCACTCGTCTCGTGAGGCATTCCGGGCGCGAGGCTAGCGCATCGACGCGCCGGGTTGAATGCCGTCGAGCCGGCGATGTCAGGCGGCGGAGCGGGCGGCGCGTCGCCATGGGACCGGATCGGGCTCCGGCCGGGCCGACCAGCGGCTGCGTTCGCAGGCGATCTCCAGCTCGCGGAAGGAGCGGGCCATCACCGCCTCCGTCCGCTCGGTGAAGGCCCGCATGTTGGCGAGGCACTCCGGCCAGGTGTCGTCGATGAAGTCGCGCCGTTCGGCCGGGGTCATCACCATGTAGCGGTCGAACTCGGCGAGCACGGTGCGCAGACGTGCGTCCTGGTTGCGGATGCGGTCATAGTCGCCCGGGAAGCCCGGCGTGGTGAAGCCGACCTCCTTCAGGAGCCGCAGCACGCCCGAGTTGCCGGCGATCACGCCCCGGTGCCCGGCCGCGAACATCTTCAGCGACTTTTCGGTGAAACGCTCGAAGTTCTGCACCATCTCGGTTTCCACCACGAGCGATACGGGCGCGTCGTAGGCCGGGACGCCGACCGAGTAGATGAAGCTCTCGCGCTCCTCCTCCGCGAAGTTGGCGTAGGGCCACTCGGCGGCGAGCGCGGTGTCGATTTCGCGGTTGAAGCTGGGGAAATGGGTGCGCGCCTTGGCGACCAGCTCGTCGTACTTGCCGGCGTCGCGGGCGGCGGGGTCGCCGCGGAAGCTGACGTTGCCGGCCTCGAGATAGCCCCGCGCCTTCAGCCAGCCGAAGACGACGATCTTGGCCGTGCGCGGACGGTTGAGGAGGCAGGTGTAGAGCTTGTCCGGCGTGGCCTCCGGCCGGCGCCGCGCGATCAGCGCGTCGAGGTCGGCGCGGCGGAAGGTCCACCACATGGTGCGCAGGAAGCTGTGCATGAAGACGGCCGTGAGGCGGTCGTCGCCCAGCGCGCGGGCGGCGCGGACATAGTCGTGATTCTGGCACAGGACGACGACGCGGCACCCATCGGGGACCGCCTCCAGCAGTCCGACCGTGGAGCGCGGCTCGGGACTGAAGGCCTCGGTCGACCGGTCGAGGACGATGATGCCGCCGCGCGTGTGATTGCGCACGATGTCGATCACGTCACCGACCGAGGACGCGCCGATGTGGTAGGCGAAGACCCGCCCGTCACCCTCCATGAACGGCTCGGCACCGCCGGACTGGATCATCTTCAGGAGCGGCGGTGTCAACGCGCCGACTTGCTGGACCTTGATCATATCGCTGACGCCGACGCTCCCCCTGGCGGCCGCTGCCGGCGCACGGTGTGGCCGGCAGGGTGCGGCGAGGGGCGCGTAACCGCAACCCTCGCGTGTGATGGTGGGCGGCTTTTCCGCCGCTGGTCGGAGGTGGGGGCCTCCGAGGGGGCCGGCCGGGACCGGCGCCGCAACGGGCCTACTCGGCCGCCACGTAGGTGTCGCCGGCCGCCTTGGCCCGCTCGATCGCCTCGAGGATGAGCTGCTTGGCCTCGTCGACGTCGCCCCAGCCGTGGATCTTCACCCACTTGCCTGGCTCGAGGTCCTTGTAGTGCTCGAAGAAGTGCTGAATCTGCTCCAGCGTGATGGACGGGATGTCCGTGTAGGACGTCACCTTCTCGTAGCGGCGGGTGAGCTTGGTGACGGGGACGGCGATGATCTTCTCGTCCATGCCGCCGTCGTCCTCCATCTTGAGGACGCCGATGGGGCGGGCCTGCATCACCGCGCCCGGAATGATCGGACGCGTGGAGGCGATCATCACGTCGATCGGGTCGCCGTCCTCGGACAGGGTGTGCGGGACGAAGCCGTAGTTCACCGGGTAGCGCATCGGCGTATAGAGGAAGCGGTCCACCCACAGGGTACCGGACGCCTTGTCGAGCTCGTATTTGATCGGCTCGCCGCCAACGGGCACCTCGATGATGACATTGATGTCGTCGGGCGGGTTCTTCCCGATGGGGATGGCGTCGATACGCATGGGTCTTCTCCTTGGCGGCAAGCCGTCAGCCGCATCCTTCGCGGCGGCCACGCGATAGCATGCGAGACAACGCGCGGGAAAGCGTTAGATGCCCCGCGCATCGCCTTCTTTCATGGTGAAATTAGAGCGCCTTGCACCGACTTGCAGGGGCGGGCGGACCCGCGTCAGGACGACGTGGCGAGGCGGGGCGCGCTCTGGCGGATCTGCTGGCGCTTGTCCTCCAGGACGTCGCGCAGCGTCTCCTCGACGGTGCGGGCCGGCGGCCAGGGCATCAGCGCCTCGAGCCGGCCGGTCGCCGCGGTGGCGACGGCGATCTCGTTCGGCCGCAGCCGCGCCGGGTCGACTTCCACCTTCACGTCGACGTCGACCATCGAGCGGAGCATGCCGAGCAGCGTCTC
This portion of the Acuticoccus sp. I52.16.1 genome encodes:
- the ppa gene encoding inorganic diphosphatase — translated: MRIDAIPIGKNPPDDINVIIEVPVGGEPIKYELDKASGTLWVDRFLYTPMRYPVNYGFVPHTLSEDGDPIDVMIASTRPIIPGAVMQARPIGVLKMEDDGGMDEKIIAVPVTKLTRRYEKVTSYTDIPSITLEQIQHFFEHYKDLEPGKWVKIHGWGDVDEAKQLILEAIERAKAAGDTYVAAE